In the Arachis ipaensis cultivar K30076 chromosome B04, Araip1.1, whole genome shotgun sequence genome, ATTCCATCCAATTACACAATTCAATCTtattcctaggggcatctagccttcATGTCACATTATATGGTATTTaaacactactagaaaactagttattacagacagatttacagacagatttaatCCTTATTACAGACAactttttggttaccgacggattttgtccctctgtaaaagccccgtcggaaattatttaccgacggattttttttccgtcggaaaattacagacgaatttttaccagttactgacggattttccctctgtaaattctcccTCCATTTCCCGAAGCCGacgaattttccgtctgtaattacagacggatttttcgacagattttccgtctgtaatttgaactttggaaaatcatctcacactctgattacagacagaaaatccgtctgtaaatccgtcagtaaggtaaaaaatttttttttctaattacaaaataaacttattttcatacaaaataaatattaatttaatacaaatttttatctaatttgtattcgaatatttataatatttcaaaaagtaaacaaattcatcgtattatcaaactaaaagaaaagtactataaacaagcaagtcaatatatataattcaaaacacaaacaaaatgtattgatcatcaactataattcCTAGTATATCATCAACATGCTGCTTCTTGTGAAACATTCTGGGTGGCATTAAAACGACAAAGAATGATTGGATGAGAAAAGTTAAACCCCTAAACCAAGCATCTACAGCAACGAATCAGCAGATATCtatattctttctttttctgccacTCACACAGGCCCATTCATCCATTTTCGACACTTCTATACCTTCTAAGAATAGTGAATATTTTTGTAATAAGTTCTGGACCTGCATAAGAAAGAAAGGAGATGAATTTAGGAGGAGAATATGATTCGAAGCAATTCCACCAACAAGAATCTGCATTTGGCAGCAAAGAGATAGCTGCATTCCGAATAAAGAAAATCGATAATGAGAATTAATTGAACATTTAAACTACCTGTTCACTTAAGATTCCAGAGAGACCAATAATTGCTCCAAACGTTGCAGAAAAGATAATTTGATCAGCAAGATTTAACAGAGGATTTAAAAGTATATTTGCGATGACCACATCATATTTATCCTTGTGAGTGACTCTGTCTATCTCAAAAGCATTTTCTCCCTCGACAACTCTAGATGGCCAGTCATCCCTGCAGGATGAAGAAGTTTGGCTTGCAATCAAGTGCAGTTGCAGCTTGTCTGGTCTGATGTTATTCAGAGTAGCATTTTCAGATGCTGATGCAATTGCTTGTGAATCTATATCGACTCCAATGGCAAAGGCAACACCAAACTGCAAAAGGTCTATTATTGGTGAATATGAAACTGCAGAAGGTCTAGAATTGATTTTCTGAACTCTCATTTGATTAATTTCTCAACTTATTCTATTACATCAATAATATGCTCTTTCATACTAACTTAAtaattaaaccctaaaccctatataAGGCCCAATAAGTACAGAATATGTCATATCAAAATGTCTCTGAAAATTCATATCTAACATATGTTCTGTCAATTAACCAAAAAAAGACAGTTAAAATATGCAACACTGGTTTTGAAGGATAAAGAGCCTAAAATCAATGAAACAACAACCTATGCATTAAAAGATAAGAAGCATACTTGTTGAGCTAGCTCCCTGGTAGGAGAGAGCACGAGGCAAAAAGAACATTGTAAATTAGAGACTTGGGCAAGGAAAACCATTTGATGAGAAAAACTGCAGCCAAAAACAGAATTCAATAAGCCATTGATTTGCAGTAACAAATACATATATGGACAAACGATACTGATTTCTAACCTTATTGGCAACTGAGATAGGTCTGAAGTAGCTTATTGCTTATTGCAGCAACAAATACATATATGGActtctattctattttattttatttatctaatcactaacacaaGTTGCATTAAAGACTTTACACCCACGCCATCACTAACTCTCAATTCCTAAAGGTCTATTAGTATTCTGAGGATCATAGGGTTCACCATAAAAGAAGTCCGGAACAACCACATAGTAACCAGAAGCTGCAATTTCGTCTGCAAGCTTCCTAAACAACAAAAGATGAACAATGTTATTTAGGACAGGAACACATTGAGATGGAAACATAGATAATTGACAATAAGAGCAGATTGAATCAGATTAGCCTCCTGCTTCTATTGGTGGTAAAATTT is a window encoding:
- the LOC107636609 gene encoding uncharacterized protein LOC107636609 gives rise to the protein MRVQKINSRPSAVSYSPIIDLLQFGVAFAIGVDIDSQAIASASENATLNNIRPDKLQLHLIASQTSSSCRDDWPSRVVEGENAFEIDRVTHKDKYDVVIANILLNPLLNLADQIIFSATFGAIIGLSGILSEQVQNLLQKYSLFLEGIEVSKMDEWACVSGRKRKNIDIC